Part of the Photobacterium sp. DA100 genome is shown below.
TCATCAGCGAATCATCCCGAACATAAAGCAGTGGTCCCATAAAGTCGTTCCACGCTCCCATGAAGGTTAGGATCCCCACTGTAGCCAATGCCGGACGCATCATAGGCAAGACGATTCGGGTGAAAATGCGGAACTCACCGGCGCCGTCAATACGCGCCGCTTCCAGGTACGCATTATCAATTTGCTTCATGAACTGAACCAGAAGGAAAATGTTATACGCACTGATGGCACCTGGAATGATCAATACACGGTAAGTGTTAATCCAGTTCCACTCATACATCATGATGTAGGTCGGAATGGTAAACAGTATTGCCGGAATCATCATTGAACCCAGAATCAGCTTTAACCAGAACTCACGGCCAGGCAGATTTGTTTTCACAATGGCATAGGCAACCATTGATGAGAACAGCGTATTG
Proteins encoded:
- a CDS encoding carbohydrate ABC transporter permease; this translates as MSSKMKKDALIYGALIIASLLVIYPFFYMIMNSFKTGPEILHSPNSLPTSLSFSGYLKVFETVNLGRVFFNTIFISVSVTFLNTLFSSMVAYAIVKTNLPGREFWLKLILGSMMIPAILFTIPTYIMMYEWNWINTYRVLIIPGAISAYNIFLLVQFMKQIDNAYLEAARIDGAGEFRIFTRIVLPMMRPALATVGILTFMGAWNDFMGPLLYVRDDSLMTLQLALYNFKAEIPSTNLEQLWAMTTMIAIPVVIVFFCLQKNFIKAFTGVGVK